One genomic window of Manihot esculenta cultivar AM560-2 chromosome 16, M.esculenta_v8, whole genome shotgun sequence includes the following:
- the LOC110603516 gene encoding uncharacterized protein LOC110603516, with product MMDEYIDHYFSSTSWADGDVKESSCWGYVETGQPNLLLPASIRLYENDKGNPPLSMISSKPSVEKLPITLGVESNYAVDKCLISGNTLLQNVSQSCRDKASPTMNCSLQYDTALPTLASFNLTYPNQLPVVDELTSSPSLAKAGIVHNGIDSERLEYHRSFKEMQNLSMARLRPSASNEGVLSMSALMGQDSLQQLGLQEGNLDDETDFMRKRYVSMDRILQLDKLSATSTIEDKVDLQSYPFSPFTDRPNIKITTDEVLFPSQTTSASPSNGCNRTLKPRVRARRGQATDPHSIAERLRREKIAERMKNLQELVPNSSKIDKASMLDEIIEYVKFLQLQVKVLSMSRVGAAAGAIIPLIADVQAEGSNRHSLGPSVGLGIDISPSPDQIAFEQEVLKLMESNLTTAIQYLQSKGLCLMPIHLATAISSGKKAELSCNGEEEQNFGYANNLVHSNSSSHSSNCSFSGTETHQMSYEDNIMSEQHSSKGNIANEYNGMIDKQEKAKMNNLYQ from the exons ATGATGGATGAATATATTGATCATTATTTCTCTTCCACATCATGGGCAGATGGAGATGTTAAGGAAAGCTCATGTTGGGGCTACGTTGAAACTGGTCAACCGAATTTGCTGCTTCCTGCCTCAATTAGGTTATATGAAAATGACAAAGGAAACCCACCTTTAAGTATGATTAGTTCAAAACCAAGTGTGGAAAAGTTACCAATCACTCTTGGTGTTGAGTCAAATTATGCTGTTGACAAATGTTTAATTTCTGGGAATACTCTATTGCAAAACGTCAGTCAAAGCTGCAGGGACAAAGCCTCCCCAACAATGAATTGCAGCTTGCAATATGACACAGCTCTTCCTACACTGGCTTCATTCAATCTTACATATCCAAACCAGCTTCCAGTGGTTGATGAATTAACATCGTCTCCTTCCCTTGCTAAGGCAGGCATTGTACACAATGGCATTGACAGTGAACGACTAGAGTACCATAGGTCCTTCAAAGAAATGCAAAATCTATCAATGGCACGACTCAGGCCTTCAGCATCAAATGAAGGTGTTTTATCCATGTCTGCTCTGATGGGACAAGACTCGTTGCAGCAACTTGGTCTTCAAGAAGGAAATTTGGATGATGAAACTGACTTTATGAGGAAGAGATATGTTAGCATGGATCGAATTCTGCAACTTGATAAGTTGTCTGCAACATCCACCATAGAG GATAAGGTGGATTTGCAAAGTTATCCATTTTCTCCTTTCACAGATCGTCCAAATATAAAAATCACAACAGATGAAGTATTATTCCCTTCACAG ACTACATCAGCTTCTCCTTCCAATGGCTGCAACAGAACTTTAAAGCCGCGTGTAAGGGCACGCCGTGGCCAGGCTACTGATCCACACAGTATAGCTGAAAGG CTTCGGAGGGAAAAAATTGCTGAGAGAATGAAGAATCTGCAAGAACTTGTTCCGAATTCTAGTAAG ATTGACAAGGCATCTATGCTTGACGAGATCATAGAGTATGTCAAATTTCTTCAGCTCCAAGTCAAG GTACTTAGCATGAGCAGAGTAGGAGCAGCAGCAGGAGCAATCATTCCTCTCATCGCAGATGTTCAAGCTGAG GGTTCTAACAGGCACTCACTTGGACCATCAGTTGGTTTGggaattgatatttctccatctCCAGACCAAATTGCCTTTGAGCAAGAAGTGCTTAAGCTCATGGAATCCAATTTAACTACTGCCATTCAATATCTTCAAAGCAAAGGACTTTGCCTGATGCCTATCCATCTAGCTACTGCTATATCAAGTGGAAAAAAGGCAGAATTATCATGTAATGGTGAAGAGGAGCAAAATTTTGGCTATGCCAATAATCTTGTCCATAGCAACAGCAGCAGCCACAGTAGCAACTGCAGCTTTTCTGGTACTGAGACCCATCAAATGTCCTATGAAGACAATATTATGTCGGAACAGCACAGCAGCAAAGGCAACATTGCCAATGAGTACAATGGGATGATTGACAAACAAGAGAAGGCAAAGATGAATAATCTCTATCAGTGA
- the LOC110603785 gene encoding uncharacterized protein LOC110603785 isoform X1: MTNFEGKVKFTSLSKQEKEKNLYSHVDDYSNSVWPASNGAASHQLGSKSAKEDISFQFPFDSEDFIDGGYDSSEDPCNAMEISRPPEVNLKNVLSGIVAILTGRNKGPSVSLHQQLPSSNVSFLGSEKNGDTYLHSSVYIPSAPPLLEPSGINYSANKEVLEAEPPEWLPDSSTTVCMQCTAPFTALTRGRHHCRFCGGVFCRACTKGRCLLPVKFRERDPQRVCDACYDRLDPLQGILINTISNAVQAAKHDVMDWTCTRGWLNLPVGLSMEHEIYKASNTLRSYCQVARLNPERSIPLAVLKGAKGLAILTVVKAGVLVAYKLGTGLVIARRSNGSWSAPSAICSVGLGWGAQIGGELLDFIIVLHDTKAVKTFCSRMHLSLGAGCSAAAGPIGRVLEADLRAGDRGSGMCYTYSCSKGAFVGVSLEGNVVATRMDTNLRFYGDPYLTTNDILLGTVDRPKAAQPLYAAVEDLYSSLRS; the protein is encoded by the exons ATGACAAATTTTGAAGGGAAAGTTAAATTCACTTCACTTTCTAAgcaagaaaaggagaaaaatctATACTCCCATGTTGATGACTATAGTAATTCTGTATGGCCTGCATCAAACGGGGCAGCTAGTCACCAATTAGGCTCGAAGTCTGCAAAAGAAGACATCTCTTTCCAGTTTCCATTTGATTCCGAAGACTTCATTGATGGAGGATATGATTCAAGCGAGGATCCTTGCAATGCTATGGAAATTAGTAGGCCTCCAGAAGTTAACCTGAAAAATGTTTTAAGCGGGATTGTTGCAATTTTGACTGGGCGGAACAAAGGTCCAAGTGTTTCCTTGCATCAACAACTTCCAAGTTCAAATGTTTCCTTTCTTGGGTCTGAAAAGAATGGGGACACATATTTGCATTCTTCGGTTTACATTCCAAGTGCCCCTCCACTTCTGGAACCAAGTGGGATTAACTATAGTGCTAACAAAGAGGTGTTAGAAGCTGAACCCCCAGAGTGGCTACCAGATAGTTCTACTACAGTTTGCATGCAGTGCACTGCACCCTTCACAGCACTTACCCGTGGAAGACATCATTGTCGATTTTGTGGTGGAGTTTTTTGTAGAGCTTGCACTAAAGGAAGATGCTTGCTACCTGTTAAGTTTAGGGAGAGAGATCCACAGAGGGTATGTGATGCCTGCTATGATAGGCTTGATCCCTTGCAAGGAATTCTCATCAATACCATTAGCAATGCTGTCCAAGCAGCAAAACATGATGTGATGGATTGGACATGCACAAGAGGATGGTTGAACCTTCCTGTTGGTTTGTCCATGGAGCATGAGATATACAAAGCATCAAATACATTGAGAAGCTACTGCCAG GTTGCTAGATTAAATCCTGAGAGGTCCATACCTCTAGCAGTTCTCAAAGGAGCCAAAGGCTTGGCAATATTAACTGTTGTCAAAGCTGGTGTGTTGGTTGCTTACAAACTTGGTACTGGTCTAGTCATTGCTCGGAGGTCTAATGGGTCATGGTCTGCCCCATCTGCAATATGCTCAGTTGGTTTAGGATGGGGTGCTCAG ATTGGAGGTGAGCTCTTGGATTTTATAATTGTCCTCCATGATACGAAAGCTGTGAAGACATTTTGTAGTCGCATGCATCTTTCTCTTGGTGCTGGTTGCAGTGCTGCAGCAGGTCCTATTGGGAGGGTCCTGGAAGCTGATCTTCGTGCTGGGGATAGAGGTTCTGGCATGTGCTATACTTACAGTTGTAGCAAAG GGGCATTTGTTGGAGTCTCACTTGAAGGGAATGTAGTTGCTACAAGGATGGATACCAATCTAAGATTCTATGGTGATCCTTATCTCACCACaaatgacattcttcttgggaCCGTGGACAGACCAAAAGCTGCCCAGCCGTTGTACGCTGCCGTTGAAGACCTCTACTCTAGTCTGAGGTCTTAG
- the LOC110603515 gene encoding AT-rich interactive domain-containing protein 4, translated as MMFHAQGPSRNHCSLLAVLCSKTPDSKQKQHPSGDKSRYPFPELASSGRLEVQLLTNPGAGDFRRVLQSSEPNIVYLQGEIIENGEEIGSFRWGDVDLSTSEILCELFGSILPATVYLEISNGEKLAEALHSKGVPYVIYWKSKLSCYAASHFRQALLSVVQSSCSHTCDAFQLAHASFRLYCARSNNVVTSNGQKMSGKPGPHLLGDPPKIDITLPEAEVQEDEESSSGTLPAIKIYDDDVTMKFLVCGLPCTLDACLLGSLEDGLSALLNIEIRGSKLHNRTSAPPPPLQAGTFSRGVVTMRCDLSTCSSAHISLLVSGSAQTCFNDQLLENHIKNELIENSQLVHALPSSEESKLPMSEPRRSASIACGASVFEVSLKVPAWASQVLRQLAPDVSYRSLVMLGIASIQGLSVASFEKDDAERLLFFCSNKGKELYANNLVLTKPPSWLIPPPPSRKRSEPCREAKLFTPIGHERENGGNIKQKLNVAAMRPIPHTRRHKMLPFSGFSEGERFDGDQGKPNLPVAPAKHGAVGPAPASHRKSLSSSYQAQQIISLNPLPLKKHGCGRAPIQACSEEEFLRDVMQFLILRGHTRLVPQGGLAEFPDAILNAKRLDLFNLYREVVSRGGFHVGNGINWKGQVFSKMRNHTLTNRMTGVGNTLKRHYETYLLEYELAHDDVDGECCLLCHSSAAGDWVNCGICGEWAHFGCDRRQGLGAFKDYAKTDGLEYICPHCSVTNFRKKSQKTANGY; from the exons ATGATGTTTCATGCTCAAGGTCCTTCAAGGAATCATTGCAGTCTCCTTGCAGTCCTCTGTAGCAAAACTCCTGATAGTAAGCAGAAGCAGCATCCTTCTGGTGATAAATCCAGATATCCTTTTCCTGAACTTGCCTCTTCTGGACGTCTCGAG GTTCAGTTACTGACTAACCCAGGCGCTGGTGACTTCCGGCGAGTGCTTCAGTCATCCGAGCCCAATATTGTGTACTTGCAAGGAGAGATAATTGAAAATGGTGAAGAAATTGGTTCCTTCAGATGGGGAGATGTTGACTTGTCCACTTCAGAAATCTTATGTGAATTATTTGGTTCCATATTGCCTGCCACG GTTTATTTAGAAATTTCAAATGGTGAAAAATTGGCCGAGGCACTTCACTCCAAG GGAGTTCCCTATGTTATATATTGGAAAAGTAAACTTTCGTGTTATGCAGCTTCCCACTTTCGTCAAGCACTGTTGTCTGTGGTTCAAAG TTCCTGCAGCCATACGTGTGATGCATTCCAACTTGCTCATGCATCTTTTAGGCTCTACTGTGCAAGAAGCAATAATGTTGTTACTTCCAATGGCCAAAAGATGAGTGGTAAACCTGGACCACACTTGCTTGGGGATCCACCAAAGATTGACATTACTCTCCCTGAGGCAGAGGTTCAGGAGGATGAAGAAAGTTCTTCTGGGACACTTCCTGCTATAAAgatatatgatgatgatgtgaccATGAAGTTTCTTGTTTGTGGACTTCCATGCACACTG GATGCATGCTTATTGGGATCATTGGAAGATGGGCTAAGTGCTCTGTTAAACATTGAA ATTCGTGGGAGTAAACTTCATAATCGGACAag TGCTCCACCACCTCCTCTGCAAGCAGGAACATTTTCTCGTGGGGTAGTGACCATGCGATGTGATTTATCTACCTGTAGCTCAGCTCATATATCTCTTCTAGTATCTGGCAGTGCACAGACTTGTTTTAATGATCAG CTTTTGGAGAATCATATCAAGAATGAGCTTATAGAGAATAGTCAGCTGGTCCATGCACTGCCTAGCTCTGAGGAAAGCAAATTGCCTATGTCTGAGCCTCGGAGGTCTGCTTCCATTGCTTGTGGGGCAAGTGTTTTTGAAGTTTCCTTGAAGGTTCCTGCATGGGCTTCACAG GTTTTGCGACAACTAGCACCAGATGTATCTTACCGTAGCTTAGTTATGCTAGGAATTGCTAGCATTCAAGGATTGTCTGTGGCTTCCTTTGAGAAAGATGATGCAGAACGCCTCcttttcttttgctcaaataaagGCAAGGAGCTCTATGCTAACAACTTGGTTCTTACTAAGCCTCCTAGCTGGTTGATACCTCCCCCCCCTAGTCGTAAAAGATCTGAGCCGTGCAGAGAAGCTAAACTTTTCACTCCTATTGGCCATGAACGAGAAAATGGTGGAAATATTAAACAGAAACTGAATGTTGCTGCAATGAGGCCAATCCCTCACACTCGGCGGCATAAGATGTTGCCTTTTTCTGGATTTTCTGAGGGTGAAAGATTTGATGGAGATCAAGGAAAGCCTAATTTGCCAGTTGCTCCTGCAAAGCATGGTGCTGTTGGCCCAGCTCCTGCCTCACATCGGAAATCTCTGTCAAGCTCTTATCAGGCTCAGCAGATTATTTCTCTAAATCCGTTGCCTCTAAAGAAACATGGCTGTGGCCGAGCACCAATACAAGCTTGCTCAGAG GAGGAATTTTTGAGGGATGTGATGCAGTTCCTGATCCTTCGGGGACATACTCGCCTTGTTCCACAAGGTGGACTGGCTGAGTTTCCTGATGCGATCCTTAATGCAAAACGCTTGGACCTTTTCAACTTGTATAGAGAG GTTGTTTCAAGAGGAGGCTTTCATGTTGGGAATGGCATCAACTGGAAAGGACAGGTTTTCTCAAAGATGCGCAATCATACATTGACCAATAGAATGACT GGCGTTGGCAACACATTGAAAAGGCATTATGAAACTTACCTTTTAGAATATGAATTAGCCCATGATGATGTAGATGGAGAATGCTGCTTGTTGTGTCACag TAGTGCAGCTGGTGACTGGGTGAATTGTGGAATATGTGGTGAGTGGGCTCATTTTGGCTGTGACAGGAGGCAGGGGCTTGGTGCATTTAAG GATTATGCCAAGACAGATGGACTGGAGTACATTTGTCCCCACTGCAGTGTTACAAATTTCAGAAAGAAATCCCAGAAAACAGCAAATGGATATTAA
- the LOC110603785 gene encoding uncharacterized protein LOC110603785 isoform X2, with product MTNFEGKVKFTSLSKQEKEKNLYSHVDDYSNSVWPASNGAASHQLGSKSAKEDISFQFPFDSEDFIDGGYDSSEDPCNAMEISRPPEVNLKNVLSGIVAILTGRNKGPSVSLHQQLPSSNVSFLGSEKNGDTYLHSSVYIPSAPPLLEPSGINYSANKEVLEAEPPEWLPDSSTTVCMQCTAPFTALTRGRHHCRFCGGVFCRACTKGRCLLPVKFRERDPQRVCDACYDRLDPLQGILINTISNAVQAAKHDVMDWTCTRGWLNLPVGLSMEHEIYKASNTLRSYCQIGGELLDFIIVLHDTKAVKTFCSRMHLSLGAGCSAAAGPIGRVLEADLRAGDRGSGMCYTYSCSKGAFVGVSLEGNVVATRMDTNLRFYGDPYLTTNDILLGTVDRPKAAQPLYAAVEDLYSSLRS from the exons ATGACAAATTTTGAAGGGAAAGTTAAATTCACTTCACTTTCTAAgcaagaaaaggagaaaaatctATACTCCCATGTTGATGACTATAGTAATTCTGTATGGCCTGCATCAAACGGGGCAGCTAGTCACCAATTAGGCTCGAAGTCTGCAAAAGAAGACATCTCTTTCCAGTTTCCATTTGATTCCGAAGACTTCATTGATGGAGGATATGATTCAAGCGAGGATCCTTGCAATGCTATGGAAATTAGTAGGCCTCCAGAAGTTAACCTGAAAAATGTTTTAAGCGGGATTGTTGCAATTTTGACTGGGCGGAACAAAGGTCCAAGTGTTTCCTTGCATCAACAACTTCCAAGTTCAAATGTTTCCTTTCTTGGGTCTGAAAAGAATGGGGACACATATTTGCATTCTTCGGTTTACATTCCAAGTGCCCCTCCACTTCTGGAACCAAGTGGGATTAACTATAGTGCTAACAAAGAGGTGTTAGAAGCTGAACCCCCAGAGTGGCTACCAGATAGTTCTACTACAGTTTGCATGCAGTGCACTGCACCCTTCACAGCACTTACCCGTGGAAGACATCATTGTCGATTTTGTGGTGGAGTTTTTTGTAGAGCTTGCACTAAAGGAAGATGCTTGCTACCTGTTAAGTTTAGGGAGAGAGATCCACAGAGGGTATGTGATGCCTGCTATGATAGGCTTGATCCCTTGCAAGGAATTCTCATCAATACCATTAGCAATGCTGTCCAAGCAGCAAAACATGATGTGATGGATTGGACATGCACAAGAGGATGGTTGAACCTTCCTGTTGGTTTGTCCATGGAGCATGAGATATACAAAGCATCAAATACATTGAGAAGCTACTGCCAG ATTGGAGGTGAGCTCTTGGATTTTATAATTGTCCTCCATGATACGAAAGCTGTGAAGACATTTTGTAGTCGCATGCATCTTTCTCTTGGTGCTGGTTGCAGTGCTGCAGCAGGTCCTATTGGGAGGGTCCTGGAAGCTGATCTTCGTGCTGGGGATAGAGGTTCTGGCATGTGCTATACTTACAGTTGTAGCAAAG GGGCATTTGTTGGAGTCTCACTTGAAGGGAATGTAGTTGCTACAAGGATGGATACCAATCTAAGATTCTATGGTGATCCTTATCTCACCACaaatgacattcttcttgggaCCGTGGACAGACCAAAAGCTGCCCAGCCGTTGTACGCTGCCGTTGAAGACCTCTACTCTAGTCTGAGGTCTTAG
- the LOC110603345 gene encoding GDSL esterase/lipase 5 has product MLKNKNQSFSVLAMARLSSCIGYFFLFVILRCFRASASSPSHKTAGAALFIFGDSTVDVGNNNYITTTPENRADVKPYGQNGFFEGPTGRFSDGRVIVDYIADYANLPLIPPFLQPSADYTYGANFASAGGGVLPDTNKGLVIDLPTQLKNFEEVEKALTEKLGEAQAKELISEAVYFISIGSNDYLGGYLGNPKMQETYIPEVYVGMVIGNLTNAIQALYEKGARKFAFLSLSPLGCLPVLRALNPKASESDCFEAGSSLALAHNNALRAILTSLQHILKDLKYCNSNFYNWLDDRIKNPSKFGFKDGVNACCGSGPYGGLLTCGGNKKATEFQLCNNADEHVWWDSFHPTERIHEQFAKALWNGPPFSVGPYNLETLFFNVEKLTIADIVDAPDEHHFQ; this is encoded by the exons ATGCTGAAGAACAAGaatcaatcattttcagttcttgcAATGGCCAGGCTCAGTTCTTGTATTGGttatttctttctctttgtaATACTCCGATGTTTCAGGGCATCTGCTAGTAGTCCATCACATAAGACTGCCGGTGCTGCCTTGTTCATCTTTGGTGATTCTACTGTTGATGTTGGCAATAATAATTACATCACCACCACCCCTGAAAACAGAGCTGATGTGAAGCCTTATGGCCAGAATGGCTTCTTTGAAGGCCCCACCGGACGCTTCTCCGATGGCCGTGTCATAGTTGATTATATCG CTGACTATGCAAACTTGCCactaattcctccatttttacaACCGTCTGCTGATTACACATATGGTGCTAACTTTGCCTCCGCTGGCGGTGGTGTTCTCCCCGATACCAATAAAGGGTTG GTGATAGATCTTCCAACACAGCTAAAAAATTTCGAAGAAGTGGAAAAAGCGTTAACAGAAAAGCTAGGAGAAGCACAGGCCAAAGAACTCATATCAGAAGCAGTTTACTTCATCAGCATAGGAAGCAATGATTACTTGGGTGGTTATCTGGGTAATCCAAAAATGCAAGAAACTTATATCCCAGAAGTCTACGTTGGGATGGTGATTGGCAATTTGACCAATGCAATACAG GCCTTGTATGAGAAGGGAGCTAGAAAATTTGCCTTTTTAAGCCTGTCCCCTTTAGGTTGTCTTCCAGTTTTGAGAGCACTGAATCCCAAAGCCAGTGAAAGCGACTGCTTTGAGGCAGGTTCTTCTTTAGCATTGGCACATAACAATGCTTTACGAGCAATCCTCACAAGCCTTCAACatatattgaaagatttaaagtaCTGCAACTCCAATTTCTACAACTGGCTCGATGACAGGATAAAGAATCCCTCCAAGTTTG GTTTCAAAGATGGAGTGAATGCTTGTTGTGGAAGCGGACCTTATGGGGGACTCTTAACCTGCGGAGGCAACAAGAAAGCTACagaatttcagttatgcaataATGCTGACGAGCATGTTTGGTGGGATTCTTTCCATCCAACAGAGAGGATCCATGAACAATTTGCAAAAGCTCTGTGGAATGGACCCCCATTTTCTGTAGGACCATACAACCTCGAAACTCTCTTCTTCAACGTGGAAAAGCTAACCATTGCTGATATAGTCGATGCTCCTGATGAACACCACTTCCAATAA
- the LOC110604011 gene encoding suppressor of mec-8 and unc-52 protein homolog 2: MTSSKRHHKEKFARRKEEKPEEPETPKYRDRAKERREDQNPDYEPTELGSFHAVAPPGAVDLRSADAHKISIEKSKYLGGDVEHTHLVKGLDYALLNKVRSEIDKKPDAADDADGKSRTPKEDQQLSFRTATAKSVYQCIVKPQTIIKTNEMFLPGRMAFIFNMEGGYSHDIPTTLHRSKADCPVPEEMVTVSVDGSVLDRIAKIMSYLRLGSSGKVLKKKKKEKDAKGKVPSVDEEGKHSKTFGVASNNKTEREILPPPPPLPPPKKSQPDSREKQGPAVARGEDNDIFVGDGVDYNIPGKDMSQSPISEDMEESPRNKDRVSYFSEPVYGPVPPSGPSQEWQDLNGYDAMQGQALANGYQGEWQDYQYAEQLAYPEQYLQQTVQGYDMQAVSNIVQDPRLMTQEEKDRGLGSVFKRDDQRLQQLREKDAREKDPNFISESYSECYPGYQEYNREIVDSDDEDDLSKMDMGGRAKGRLHRWDFETEEEWAKYNEQKEAMPKAAFQFGVKMQDGRKTRKQNKDQKLNNELHQINKILARKKMEKETGDGGHFDDDIQLAKKPRV; encoded by the exons ATGACATCGTcaaaacggcatcacaaggagaAATTCGCTCGTCGCAA AGAGGAgaaaccagaggaaccagagacaCCGAAATATAGGGATCGCGCGAAGGAACGAAGAGAAGACCAAAATCCCGATTATGAGCCCACCGAATTGGGTTCTTTTCACGCTGTTGCTCCTCCAGGCGCAGTTGATCTTCGGTCAGCTGATGCGCACAAAATTTCCATCGAGAAGAGCAAGTACCTTGGAG GTGATGTTGAACACACGCATTTGGTGAAGGGATTGGATTACGCTTTACTTAATAAAGTGAGAAGTGAGATTGATAAGAAGCCAGATGCTGCAGATGATGCTGATGGGAAGTCTAG AACACCTAAGGAAGACCAGCAATTGTCATTTCGCACTGCAACTGCAAAG TCTGTGTATCAATGCATAGTGAAGCCTCAAACTATCATCAAGACAAATGAGATGTTTCTTCCCGGTCGAATGGCATTTATTTTTAACATG GAGGGTGGATACTCTCATGATATCCCAACTACATTGCACCGGAGTAAAGCTGATTGTCCAGTGCCGGAg GAAATGGTTACTGTTAGTGTTGATGGATCAGTGCTGGATCGAATTGCTAAAATTATGTCATATCTTCGCCTCGGATCTTCTGGGAAGGTTctcaagaagaaaaagaaggagaaagatGCAAAAG GAAAGGTTCCATCTGTTGATGAAGAGGGTAAGCATTCAAAAACCTTTGGTGTGGCATCAAACAATAAAACTGAGAGAGAGATTTTACCACCGCCACCACCATTACCTCCTCCCAAGAAAAGTCAGCCTGATTCTCGAGAGAAGCAGGGTCCAGCAGTTGCCAGAGGAGAAGATAATGACATATTTGTGGGAGATGGTGTTGACTATAATATTCCTGGAAAAGACATGAGCCAAAGCCCTATTTCAGAAGACATGGAAGAGTCTCCTCGAAACAAGGACAGAGTTTCCTATTTCAGTGAACCTGTTTACGGTCCAGTCCCTCCTTCTGGACCTTCTCAGGAGTGGCAAGACTTG AATGGATATGATGCAATGCAAGGACAAGCATTGGCAAATGGCTACCAAGGAGAGTGGCAGGATTACCAATATGCTGAGCAGTTGGCATATCCTGAACAGTATCTCCAGCAAACAGTGCAGGGATATGATATGCAAGCAGTTTCAAACATTGTACAGGACCCACGCTTAATGACTCAAGAAGAGAAAGATCGAGGTTTAGGGTCAGTGTTCAAGCGAGACGATCAGAGGCTTCAACAATTGAGGGAGAAAGATGCCAGAGAAAAGGATCCCAATTTTATTTCTGAGAGTTATTCTGAATGTTACCCGGGGTATCAGGAGTATAATAGGGAGATTGTAGACAGCGATGATGAAGATGACTTGTCTAAAATGGATATGGGTGGACGG GCAAAAGGTCGTCTTCACCGATGGGACTTTGAGACAGAAGAGGAATGGGCAAAATACAATGAGCAGAAGGAAGCAATGCCAAAAGCTGCATTTCAGTTTGGTGTGAAGATGCAAGACGGTCGGAAGACACGGAAACAAAACAAGGATCAGAAGCTCAATAATGAGTTAcaccaaattaataaaatactggctagaaagaaaatggagaagGAAACTGGTGATGGCGGCCATTTTGATGATGATATACAACTTGCTAAGAAGCCACGGGTATGA